The region TTATTCCTATAACTATTAAGTCATCTTTGTATTTTTCTTGAAGTGAAGTAAGATGCGTAGCTGCTCCACGACAAGGAGGACACCAAGTAGCAAATATATCAAAAATAACAACTTTTCCCTCTGCACCTTTTAATACAAAAGCATTAGCTTCTTTTTTAACGATGTATTGTTTATTGTCAAGACCAGTTAGTACATACTCATTTGTTGAGATGATATCGTTTATATTTTGAGCTTTTTCTTCTCTGCTACATCCAATAAATAACACCATAGAACTTAGTAAAAGTGAAGTGATAATTTTTTTAAACATCTAAAGACCTTTTATTGTTTTTTTATTGTAAAATACTAATTCAACAAGCGTACAACCAAATGAAGCACTAATTATGCTGAAATAGGTTTGAAATTATAACTGAAAGTTTTTATATGCCTCTTACAAAATCACTATTTAGAGAAAATTGTATAAAAAAAATTAAAAATGCTTCTCTTCACAATAGATATTACAGAAATATGAAGATAAACCAAGCTTTGATGCATGAATTTAAAAATATTAAAGGTGCAAAAGTTTTGTTTTATTATCCCTTATCTTTTGAAGCAGATATAAGAAAATCATTAAATAAAATTCGTCGAAATTGTGATATATTTGTACCGTTTATGCAAGATAAAAGTTTTAAGATAGTACCATTTAGATTACCGCTAATTAAAAAGAAATTTGATATATATGAAGCGGGAAATACAATAAGAAATATAAATAAAATTGATATAGCTATAGTACCTGTGATTGGGGTTGATGGTAGATTACAAAGAATAGGCTTTGGAAAAGGAATGTATGATCGTTTCTTTGAAAAGTTAAAAAAGAAACCATATACGATTTTTATACAACCAAAAATTTGTTTTACTAAAGAGTTTATTTGCGATGATTATGATGTCGCTTGTGATTTACTATTGACACCGAGATTAAAGATAAAACGCAAAAACTATTACAGCTAGAGAATAGGAAATTAATAATGTTAAATGAGATGCTACTAGGAGGCGTTGTTGCCACGGTTAGTGGTCTTTTTGGATTTTTCATCTCTAAAAAAATTACACACGCAAATTTTGACGTTTTTGTAGATAAAGCAAAAGCAAAAGCAAGTGCTATAGAAAATGAAGCACAACATCTGCTACATAAGTCAAATCTCAAATCACAAGAGATAGAACTTGAAGCTACAAAGCACTACGAAAGTGCCAAAGATAGAGCAAAAGCAGATTTACATCAAAGGGAAGATGATGTAATTAGAAAAGAACAAAGCTTTATACGATACAAACAAAATGAAGAGAAAAGACTTCGTGATGATACTAGAGCCTTAGAAGCAAAAAGGATTGTTGTAGATAGAAATGAAAAGTCCTTAGAGTCACTAAAAAGAAAATATGAAGCTAAGATAGATGAAGCTCTCCACACAATAGAGCATAGTGCTGGAATGACGCAAGATGAAGCAAAGAAAGTTTTACTTGAAAATATTGAAGAAAAATCTCGTGGAGAGATAGCGCATATAGTAAGAAAGTATGAAGAAGAAGCTAAAAAAGATGCTAAGAAAAAGGCAGATTTTATCTTAGCTCAAGCTACTAGCAGATTTGCAGGTGAGTTTGCATCTGAGAGGCTTACAAACTTGGTTCATTTAGAAGATGATGAGCTAAAGGGTCGCATTATTGGAAAAGAGGGTAGAAACATTAAAGCCTTAGAGACTTTGATGGGTGTTGATATTATTATAGATGATACTCCAAATGCCATCTTGGTAAGCAGTTTTAATCTTTATCGTCGCGCAATAGCTACTAAAACACTTCAACTTCTTATAGCAGATGGAAGAATTCAACCTGCAAGAATTGAAGAAATTTTTTATAAAGTAACTGAAGAGTTTGAGTCTGGCATCTTGGCTGAGGGAGAAGAGCTTATATCTGATTTGGATGTTGGTGTTATGCATCCTGAGCTTATGAAGCTCATAGGTAAACTAAGATATCGTGCTAGTTATGGACAAAATGCTCTTGCGCATACTTTGGAAGTTGCACATTTAGCGGCAATTATGGCATCTGAAATGGGTGGAGATGCTAGACTCGCAAAACGTGCTGGATTGCTTCATGATATTGGAAAATCTTTAACACATGAACATGATGGCAATCATGTTGATTTAGGTGCAGATATTTGTAACCGTTATAATGAACATAGTGTGGTTATAAATGCCATTTATGCTCATCATGGTCATGAAGATATAAACTCCATAGAGTGTGCAGCTGTATGTGCAGCAGATGCTCTCTCTGCAGCAAGACCAGGTGCTAGAAGAGAAGTTTTAGAGAGTTTTCTAAAAAGAGTTACTCAGATAGAAGAGATAGCATCTGGACATTCTGGAGTAAAACAGGCTTATGCTATAAATGCAGGTCGCGAAGTAAGAGTTATAGTAAATGCTACTCTTATAAATGATGATGAGTCGATATTGATCTCAAAAGAGATTGCAAAAGAGATAGAAGAACAAGTTCAATATCCTGGCGAGATAAAAGTAAATGTTATTAGAGAAAGTAGAGCTATAGAATTTGCTAAATAAGGTTTTAAATTAGCTCATACTTTACATTTAAATTTTCTAATATTTTTATAAATTTATCGAAGTGTTCTTTTGTTTCTTCATCGTTAAGTCCACTAAGTGAGAGTTCAACATTGGCTTTTCCTTCTACAAAAAGTGGAAGTGAAGAGAGTTCTATATGTAAGGGCAATAGCTTCATTTGAGATATAAGAGTCTCTTCACTTGTTTGTGCTAGGAGTGTGTATCTAAATTTTTCTAATTTTTGAGAACAAAGTTTAGATATAACATCTTTTATCATTGGATGCGCCATCTCTGGAAAACCTGGAACGAAAAAAAATCTATTTTTTAGAGAAAAACCTGACATATTGTTTATGGGATTAAAAAGTAACTCAGAGTTTTCAGGTAAATCTGCCATGTGAACTCTATGCGGATATGCCTTGTCTGCAAATCTATATAAGATGTCTTTTTCAAATTTTTCATGTCTTTTAACTGGTTTTTGAGTAAAAACCTCTGCTGCAATTTCTCGTGTTAAATCATCTGGGGTTGAACCAATCCCACCAAAAGAAAAAAGTATAGAGTTATTGTCTTTTTTTATAAGCTCAAAAGAGTTTTTTAATAGTTCAATATCATCTTTAACTATAAAAGTTGCAAAAAGCTCTCGTCCATATTTTTTAAGTTCATCACGAACAAAATTAAAATGTTTGTCTTCTCTTCTACCGTTTAAAATTTCAGTACCGATGATTAAAGCATAAAACTTCATAATTATCCTTCGTATATATCTTCTAAGTCATTAATATCAGAATCATCATAAGGATCCATATGTATGAGAATATGAGTATTTTTACCTTCAAATAGATTTTTGATTTTAGCTTCTATTTTATCTGCTATTAGGTGAGCATCATATAGTGAGATGCTAACAATAAATACTGTATGTACAGATACAAATATATGCGAACCAGACTCTCTAGTTTTAAGATAATGGTAATCTGTAATACCTGTGTCATTTTCTAAAATATCTTTTATTTTTTGTATGTCTTCTTCAGGAAGGGCAGCATCTAGAAGCATTAAAACTCCTTCTTTAATTATTGGAATAGCAGAATAAATCATAAAAATAGCAATACCAACACCTAAAATAGGATCTATTAATTGTTCGCCTGTCATAGATATAAGAGCTAAAGCCATAAGGACAGCACCATTTGAGTAAAGGTCTGTTTTGTAGTGAAGAGCATCTGCTTTTATAACCATATTTTGAGTTTTTTTAGCTACATAATTTAAAAACATTACAAGAAGCATAGTAATTACAAGAGATGCAGACATTACCCAGATGCTACTAGCCATAAACTCCATATTTCTTGGATGTGCAATTTTAACTAATGCTTCATAGAGTATAAATAGAGCTGACAAAGATATCACTGTTCCCTCTACAACGGCAGCTAGTGGTTCAATCTTGCTTCGTCCATAATTAAACTGCTCATCTGGATTTTTCTCAGCAGTATTTAGTGCAAAGTAGTTAAAAAGTGAAACAGTAAGGTCTAAAAAACTATCAATTGCAGATGCTAAAACAGCGATAGAACCACTTAAAACACCAACTGTCATTTTCATCAAGACTAAGATTCCTGCAACTGAGGTAGATACAACCGTAGCTTTTTTTTCCAAACGCATAAATATATTCCTTAAAATTCGATGTATAATTTTTTGGTATAATTATAATCAAATTTGCTTAGATAAAGAATAAAATGAACCTAGAAGAGTTAAGAAAAGAAAGACAAAAGTGGATGACTTGGAAAAATATCAAGCCACTTAGAGAGGCACTAGAGTCTCTCGAAGATGGCTTGTTTGAGATTGAACTTTCTGATGTAGTTAAAATTAGTGGTGATGCTAAACAAAACGTAGAAAATACAGCTAGAATGATGATGCCTTGGAGAAAAGGTCCTTTTGAGATTTTTGATACATATATAGATGCTGAGTGGAAGAGTAATATAAAATATAATCTTTTAAGAAAGCATTTTAATTTAAAAGATAAAAGAGTTGCCGATATAGGTTGTAATAATGGTTATTATCTCTTTAGGATGCAAGAAGATGCTCCAAAATCTTTAGTTGGTTTTGATCCATCTCCTCTATATAAAACTCAGTTTGATTTTATAAACCATTTTGTAAAAAGTGATATAGTCTATGAGTTGTTAGGTGTTGAGCATCTAGAGTTTTATGAAGAGAAGTTTGATACTATATTTTGTCTTGGAGTTTTATATCACAGAAGTGACCCTGTAGCGATGTTAAAATCACTTTTTCGTGGACTAGATGCTGAAGGTGAAGTTATACTTGATACTTTTTATATTGAGGGTGATGATGAGATGGCATTGTGTCCAAAATCATCATATTCAAAAATACCAAATATATATTTTGTTCCTACTATATCAGCTTTGAAAAATTGGTGTTTAAGAGCTGGATTTGGTACTTTTGAAGTTTTAGAAACTTCTGTTACAGATGCAAAAGAGCAGAGAAAAACTTCTTGGATAGAGGGTCAATCTTTGGAAGACTTTTTAGATCCTGAGGAT is a window of uncultured Sulfurimonas sp. DNA encoding:
- the rny gene encoding ribonuclease Y, which encodes MLNEMLLGGVVATVSGLFGFFISKKITHANFDVFVDKAKAKASAIENEAQHLLHKSNLKSQEIELEATKHYESAKDRAKADLHQREDDVIRKEQSFIRYKQNEEKRLRDDTRALEAKRIVVDRNEKSLESLKRKYEAKIDEALHTIEHSAGMTQDEAKKVLLENIEEKSRGEIAHIVRKYEEEAKKDAKKKADFILAQATSRFAGEFASERLTNLVHLEDDELKGRIIGKEGRNIKALETLMGVDIIIDDTPNAILVSSFNLYRRAIATKTLQLLIADGRIQPARIEEIFYKVTEEFESGILAEGEELISDLDVGVMHPELMKLIGKLRYRASYGQNALAHTLEVAHLAAIMASEMGGDARLAKRAGLLHDIGKSLTHEHDGNHVDLGADICNRYNEHSVVINAIYAHHGHEDINSIECAAVCAADALSAARPGARREVLESFLKRVTQIEEIASGHSGVKQAYAINAGREVRVIVNATLINDDESILISKEIAKEIEEQVQYPGEIKVNVIRESRAIEFAK
- a CDS encoding TlpA disulfide reductase family protein, producing MFKKIITSLLLSSMVLFIGCSREEKAQNINDIISTNEYVLTGLDNKQYIVKKEANAFVLKGAEGKVVIFDIFATWCPPCRGAATHLTSLQEKYKDDLIVIGISIENAIPNSKLLDFAKEYNAKYVLVNSDQNRRLADTIVNELKLGERYPIPIMALYKDGKYINHYIGSIEEELVESEIKLALGK
- a CDS encoding molybdopterin-binding protein, encoding MKFYALIIGTEILNGRREDKHFNFVRDELKKYGRELFATFIVKDDIELLKNSFELIKKDNNSILFSFGGIGSTPDDLTREIAAEVFTQKPVKRHEKFEKDILYRFADKAYPHRVHMADLPENSELLFNPINNMSGFSLKNRFFFVPGFPEMAHPMIKDVISKLCSQKLEKFRYTLLAQTSEETLISQMKLLPLHIELSSLPLFVEGKANVELSLSGLNDEETKEHFDKFIKILENLNVKYELI
- a CDS encoding 5-formyltetrahydrofolate cyclo-ligase; the encoded protein is MPLTKSLFRENCIKKIKNASLHNRYYRNMKINQALMHEFKNIKGAKVLFYYPLSFEADIRKSLNKIRRNCDIFVPFMQDKSFKIVPFRLPLIKKKFDIYEAGNTIRNINKIDIAIVPVIGVDGRLQRIGFGKGMYDRFFEKLKKKPYTIFIQPKICFTKEFICDDYDVACDLLLTPRLKIKRKNYYS
- a CDS encoding cation diffusion facilitator family transporter gives rise to the protein MRLEKKATVVSTSVAGILVLMKMTVGVLSGSIAVLASAIDSFLDLTVSLFNYFALNTAEKNPDEQFNYGRSKIEPLAAVVEGTVISLSALFILYEALVKIAHPRNMEFMASSIWVMSASLVITMLLVMFLNYVAKKTQNMVIKADALHYKTDLYSNGAVLMALALISMTGEQLIDPILGVGIAIFMIYSAIPIIKEGVLMLLDAALPEEDIQKIKDILENDTGITDYHYLKTRESGSHIFVSVHTVFIVSISLYDAHLIADKIEAKIKNLFEGKNTHILIHMDPYDDSDINDLEDIYEG
- the cmoB gene encoding tRNA 5-methoxyuridine(34)/uridine 5-oxyacetic acid(34) synthase CmoB, yielding MNLEELRKERQKWMTWKNIKPLREALESLEDGLFEIELSDVVKISGDAKQNVENTARMMMPWRKGPFEIFDTYIDAEWKSNIKYNLLRKHFNLKDKRVADIGCNNGYYLFRMQEDAPKSLVGFDPSPLYKTQFDFINHFVKSDIVYELLGVEHLEFYEEKFDTIFCLGVLYHRSDPVAMLKSLFRGLDAEGEVILDTFYIEGDDEMALCPKSSYSKIPNIYFVPTISALKNWCLRAGFGTFEVLETSVTDAKEQRKTSWIEGQSLEDFLDPEDDTKTVEGYPAPARVYVKLTKLRNEKV